GCTTACAATTCACCCAATGCCTGCAACCTCTGCCATGCCGACAAGGACGCTGCCTGGGCCAATACGCACGTGCGGCAATGGCATGCCCGTGACTATCAGGCCCCGGTTGTGCGCCAAGCCGCTTTGATCGATGCCGCCCGCCGTCGGGACTGGAGCAATCTTTCGGGTATGTTGGAGTACCTGGGAATAAAAGACCCGGACGCCGTCTCCACAACCTCGCTGATTCGGCTGCTGCGCAGTTGTCCCGACCCGCGTAAGTGGGGGCCGATCATTGCCGCCAGCAAATCGTCGTCGCCCCTTGTGCGGGCCGCAGCGGCCGAAGCCCTGGGCGAGGTGCCGTCCCGTCAGGCTCTGGATGCCCTGCTTGTGGCCGTGTCCGATGACTCCCGACTGGTGCGCATCCGGGCGGCGGCGGCCTTGTCCGGCATTCCCCGCAAGGCCCTGGCTGAAGAGCATCTGGCGGCTGTTGACAAGGCGACTGCTGAATATCTGGAGGCGTTGCAAGCCCGGCCGGATTTGTGGACCTCCCAGTACAACCTGGGGAATTACTATCTTGGGCAAGGCGACCCCAAACAGGCTGTGGTCTGTTATGAAAAAGCCCGCAGTCTGGATGTTGCTGCCGTACCGCCGCTCGTCAACACCTCAATAGCTTACAGCCAGATGGGCGAGACGGGCAAAGCCGAGGGCGTACTGCTGGAAGCGCTGCGTCTAGCCCCGAACGATGGCCCGGCACATTTCAACCTCGGTCTGGTCATGGCCGAACGCCAGGACAGGGTTGCGGCAGAGAAACATCTCCGTGCGGCTCTGGCCAGCAATCCGGCCATGGCCGAGGCCGCCTACAACCTGAGTCTGCTGCTCGGCGAAGCTGATCTTATAGAAGCCGTCGCCTGGAGCCGCAAAGCGAGCCAGCTTCGTCCTGACAACCCCAGGTACGCCTACACGCTGGCGCTGTTTCTGTATCGAGCCAAGGACCCCGATCAGGCGCTCCAAGTACTGCGACCAGTGATCGAAAGCCAGCCTGGATACAAAGAGGCAGTCAACTTGTTTGGCGAAATCATGAAGCACACCCAGGCAAAGTAGACTCTTGGGCTTGTGCTGCTTCGCACAATTTCCCCCGGGGCCGGCGCTGAAATTGGATAACGTCTGGATCACCGTTCCCCTTCGTAGTGGGGCAGAGCATGTCGGGTCTATGTTATCAGAAAAAGCAAAAATGGATAATGATTCCAATGGGTACGTTTCGGACCTGGCCCATGGGGTTCAGGGGGTCGGAGGTTCAAATCCTCTCATCCCGACCAGTGATTTCGAGGGCTTACGGTGAAAATCGTAGGCCCTTTTTCTGTTGGATAACCGGGTGGATAACCTATTGGCCTGGGATTCCAGGGGAATGGTTATCCGGGACGACCCCTTGCCCTGAGGTCAGGGGGTCGGTAAGGATCTTGGAAATTTAGCTAGATGCGAAGATGTCGGTGTGATGTTGAGGGTAAGGACGGTAGTGGCAAACCAGCGCCATCCTTCCTGAGGTCGACTCAGTGGAGATGCAATTTGAGGTGGTGGGTGAACCCTTCTTTAGAGCTATGAAACAAGAAATAAGTATTGACAGACAGATAGGTTTTTGGGTAGCAAATCATAGTTGTACATGAAATTGTTGTTGAATGCTGGTAAGATTTTTTTTGATCATAATATTCTATCTGTTGAGGTTTGTATGCAAGAGGGTAAGCACGGCCGTATAGAAGCTGAGATAGAACGAGAGCAGTCAATGGTAGACTATGATACGCGTGAATTTACTATTGAATATTTAGTTGATAAATATATTAAAAATAGTGAAAGAGGCACTAATGAGTTTTTTGTGCCTGATTATCAGCGTGAATTTGTTTGGGATGAATATAGGCAGTCAAAGTTGATCGAATCCATAATACTTGGGCTTCCTATCCCAAGTATGTTTTTCGCAGAAAATAAAGATGGTCGATGTGAGATTGTTGATGGATCACAAAGGGTGAGAACTCTTGCCGCCTTTTTGTCTGACGAGTTGTCTTTGGCTCATCTTCAAAGGTTGACAGAATTGAATGGGGTGCGCTTTTCAGAGCTTCCGGCATCGCGGCAAAGAAAAATAAAGAATACTGCTTTAAAATTAATCTTTTTATCTGACAGTGCCACTGAAGATGTGAAGAATGACTTGTTTGAAAGGATTAATAAAGGAAGTGACCTATTAAAAGAAATGGAGAAGCGAAAAGGAATACTTAGAGGAAAGTTTATTGATTTTATATATAATAGGTGTGCAAAGAATAAACTTTTTCTTCAGCTCACTCCTATATGTAAGATGATGAAAACTAGGCAAGAAGGGGAAGAGCTGATTTTAAGGTTTTTTGCCTTCTTTGAAATGTATCCAAAATACGACACACAACATCAAGGAGTTGCTAGGCTGCTAGACTCTTATGTCATAGAAAAGAACAAAACCTTAACGGACGACGAGGAGGAGGTAAAATATGCACAGTTTGAGTCGATGTTAGGTGCAATTCAGAAGGTGTTTGAGTTTGGTTTTGCTAAGGATGAGAAGCCGCAAGTTTCTAGAGTGTATTTTGAGGCACTTTCAGTCGGTGCTGCGCTTGCGTTAGCTGAAAAAGGTAGCCTGAATTTTCGGAGGATTCCTTCGTCTGAAATACTATCTGATACTGAATTTTATCAACATATGTCTGGAAAGTATAAAACGCATACACAGGCAAAGATTAATTCTCGGATAGATTATATCAAGAATATTTTTTTGGGTATGTGAGTAAGAAGATGCCACTTGCTTCTGTTGTTTCTGATTTAACAAGAAAAAAGGCAGAGGCCGAAATACTTCTCTCCGAAATTCAAAAAAAAGAAAAAGGTGTTGGAAATGCCCTGCTATGTACTGTTCTGAAGTCGTCAATAGTTTTAGTTCTATATAATACAGTTGAATCAACGATGTATTCTGTTTTAGAAATTTTACACGAAAAGTGTCAAGCAAAGCATTTTAATGAATTAAGTGATTGTCAAAAAGAAATATTTGCGCTTATGCATTTTGGTAAAAATGGATCGAAAAGGTATAAAGAAAATATAGAGTTGACAATTTCAGGGGAATTGAAATTTCCTAGTTTTGAAAGTTATTCCGATGGAGAAAAGATATTTTCAGGAAATCTTGATGCGAGAAGAATTAATAAGATTTTGGCAGTCTATGGCGTGCGATATTCCGTTGATAAGGCTTATGGGCGATCTTTTCTAGAGGTGAAAACTTTGCGGAATAAATTGGCACACGGAGAGTGCTCGTTTTCCATGGCGTGTAGAAATAAGTTAGTAACCGATATCGAATCTATGTCTGGTCATATATTTACTGGCTTGAATAATATTGTCATGCATTTAAATGGACACATTAGAGCGATGGCATAAGCTTGATGTCGTAATAATGGCCGAAAACTGATCGTCCCGAAACGACTGGAGCAGATTTTCGAGTTCCGGCGGCAGAAGCTTATCGAATTTTTCAGGTAGGCCACAAACAAAAAATAGGGAGGCCTCTCGGCCCCCCCTCGTGTCTAATACGCTCTCAGTGCGTCAAAGTAGGTCTCAGTCGGCGACTTAGGCATGGTCCCTGATGAACCGGCTGAAGGTTGACATTCTGGGGTCTGGAAGTGTTCATGGTCAAAGCGGCGAGGCCCTTTTGCTCACGATAGTCATGAGAAAAAGCCGGAATCATGCAGAGTTGGCTGCATGATTCCGGCTTGTCAGCTGTGCTTCACAGCGTGATACGGCGATCCCTGTCAAACGGAGGCAAGTTTCGTCAAACGCCGCGTGTTCAAGCGCCAATTGCCGCTATTCCACCTTCGGATTTCAGGGTTACAATGAGATTTTGAAGTACTTCGGTCTGCTTGATGAGTTCCGATACCGCCAGCGAGGCATGCTCCATTGCCTGAGCCGTATCCGAAGAGATGGCGGCGACCTGCTCCATGGAATGATTGATTTCCTCGCTGGTGGCAGATTGTTCTTCAGAGGCCGTTGCGATTGAGCGAACTTGATCCGAAGCATATTCCACCCGGCGGACGATTTCATCGAGAGTTTCTCCCGACATTTTCGCCAGGGCGGTGGCTTCTTCTATGGTCCTGGTCGTACGGTCCACATTGTCCATGTTTTTTCGGGTGCCTTGTTGGATGCCTTGGATGGCGTTTCCGACCTCTTTCGTCGCGCTCATGGTCTTTTCCGCCAGCTTGCGCACTTCATCGGCCACCACGGCAAAACCGCGTCCCGCTTCACCGGCCCTGGCCGCCTCAATCGCCGCGTTGAGGGCCAGCAGATTCGTCTGGTCGGCGATGTCCGAGATGACGTTCATTATCTGGCCGATTCCCTCGGCCTGTTTTCCCAGCACGCCCATATCTTCCTTCATGCCAAGGGCCTGCCTTTGAACCTCGGCAATACCGCTGACAACCTTTCCGACGATCCCAGCGCCATCCTGGGCCTTGTGTCGGGCGTCGTTTGAGGATGCAGCCGCCTCGGTCGCGTTTTTTGCCACCCCAAGGACAGTGGCGTTCATCTCTTCCATTGCGGTTGCGGTTTCTCGGGTGCGGTCCATTTGATCCTGAGTGCCCTGTCCGGCCTGATGGATGCGGCTGGAAAGCTCCTGGGAATAGTCAGACATGGCTTCCACCACATCTTGCAGCCTGGACGCAGCCGCCAGCATTCCTTCCTGGCGCGCCCGCTCGGCCTGTCCGTTCGCTTCAACGGCTTCCTGGCAGGCCTGGTTGGCTTTTTCGGCGTGGCGTTGGGCCGCGCTTCTCTCAGCCGTGACCTCTTCAAAGCTTTGGCGCAGTTTGCGCAGCATTTCGCGCAACGCATCCGCCAGGGAACCGATCTCGTCGGTCCGCTTGAGGGCCAGCGATTCTTCAAAGCGACCATGGGACACGGCCAGGGCGAACGCCGAGCAAACGGAAAGCGGCGTCAGCACCACCCGTCTGGTCAGCCAGAACAGAACCGCCAGCAAGACCAGGGTCACGCAGGCCCCGATGAGGAGATTGGCCCGGGTCGAGGCGGCAACATGGACATTCATGTCTTCAACAGGGGCCGAGATGAGAAGCAGCAGTCCGGTCTCCGCATCGCGGCTGACGGCCAGCAGCCTGCCGTCTGCCTCGACGATGGCCTGATCCTTCACCGCCATGACGGCCTGCCCCTGGGGGGTCTTGGCAAAATCGGTTTTCAGGATCAGTTCGGCGTTCGGATGCGCCAGGACCGTGCCGCCTTCCCCTTCCAACAGCGCGGCGAAGCCTGTGGTGCCGATCTTCACGGCGTTGAGGCTTTTGGTCAGGTCGGCCATCTCCTGCCCGGAGAGCATAAGGCCGATGACGGAGCCGTCCGCTCCCCGTATGGGCACGGAGTACGCGACAACAGGTTTTTGGGTGGCCCGGCTGATCTGGTAGCTGAGGAAAAGGCCTTTTTTGCCGCTTATGATCGGCTGGAAAAAGGGACGATCCGCGACGTTGATCTTGCCTGTCCCCTTTATCGTGGAGATGACCAGATCTCCTTTGGTGTCGAAGAGATTGACGTAGCCGAGTCCGGAACTTTTTACGGAATTCAGAAAACGGTCCAAGTATGCTCCGGCTTCCGGGGATTGGGCATGGTCCAGGAGCGCGGCCGTAACTTCAGGGGTTGTTGCAAGATAGGTCAGCAGGTCCTTGCGGGTGCGGACGTCGTCGGAAACGCCTTCGATCATGGACTGCGCAAGAAGGGCCATATTTTCTTTGAAGATTTTTTCGAACGCATTGCGCTGGGTCACCGAGTTGACAATGAACAAAACGCTCATGCCTACGACGACC
Above is a window of Desulfovibrio sp. TomC DNA encoding:
- a CDS encoding MAE_28990/MAE_18760 family HEPN-like nuclease, translated to MPLASVVSDLTRKKAEAEILLSEIQKKEKGVGNALLCTVLKSSIVLVLYNTVESTMYSVLEILHEKCQAKHFNELSDCQKEIFALMHFGKNGSKRYKENIELTISGELKFPSFESYSDGEKIFSGNLDARRINKILAVYGVRYSVDKAYGRSFLEVKTLRNKLAHGECSFSMACRNKLVTDIESMSGHIFTGLNNIVMHLNGHIRAMA
- a CDS encoding DUF262 domain-containing protein; its protein translation is MKLLLNAGKIFFDHNILSVEVCMQEGKHGRIEAEIEREQSMVDYDTREFTIEYLVDKYIKNSERGTNEFFVPDYQREFVWDEYRQSKLIESIILGLPIPSMFFAENKDGRCEIVDGSQRVRTLAAFLSDELSLAHLQRLTELNGVRFSELPASRQRKIKNTALKLIFLSDSATEDVKNDLFERINKGSDLLKEMEKRKGILRGKFIDFIYNRCAKNKLFLQLTPICKMMKTRQEGEELILRFFAFFEMYPKYDTQHQGVARLLDSYVIEKNKTLTDDEEEVKYAQFESMLGAIQKVFEFGFAKDEKPQVSRVYFEALSVGAALALAEKGSLNFRRIPSSEILSDTEFYQHMSGKYKTHTQAKINSRIDYIKNIFLGM
- a CDS encoding methyl-accepting chemotaxis protein, which encodes MRSKLAFKFLSPAFLVVVVGMSVLFIVNSVTQRNAFEKIFKENMALLAQSMIEGVSDDVRTRKDLLTYLATTPEVTAALLDHAQSPEAGAYLDRFLNSVKSSGLGYVNLFDTKGDLVISTIKGTGKINVADRPFFQPIISGKKGLFLSYQISRATQKPVVAYSVPIRGADGSVIGLMLSGQEMADLTKSLNAVKIGTTGFAALLEGEGGTVLAHPNAELILKTDFAKTPQGQAVMAVKDQAIVEADGRLLAVSRDAETGLLLLISAPVEDMNVHVAASTRANLLIGACVTLVLLAVLFWLTRRVVLTPLSVCSAFALAVSHGRFEESLALKRTDEIGSLADALREMLRKLRQSFEEVTAERSAAQRHAEKANQACQEAVEANGQAERARQEGMLAAASRLQDVVEAMSDYSQELSSRIHQAGQGTQDQMDRTRETATAMEEMNATVLGVAKNATEAAASSNDARHKAQDGAGIVGKVVSGIAEVQRQALGMKEDMGVLGKQAEGIGQIMNVISDIADQTNLLALNAAIEAARAGEAGRGFAVVADEVRKLAEKTMSATKEVGNAIQGIQQGTRKNMDNVDRTTRTIEEATALAKMSGETLDEIVRRVEYASDQVRSIATASEEQSATSEEINHSMEQVAAISSDTAQAMEHASLAVSELIKQTEVLQNLIVTLKSEGGIAAIGA